CAACCTTGCTGCGGGCAGAACCTCGGCGCCCGGCGTCGGCGCCACCGGGCGGTGGGACGCGCACCGGGGCGGCGAGGGCAGGCCAGGCGGGGCGGTGGGTGGCGTGCGGGGAAATGCGGTGCGCCAGCGCACTGCGCTGGCGGGCTTCACCTTGGGACCGTTTGGGGCTCAGGCAGGCCTGCCCCGTCGGGGCAGTGGGGCGCCGGTAGGCCGATGCGGCGCCCGGTCACCTGAGCTGGCGGAGATAGCCCCGCGTCGTACGTTCGAATCGGATATTCGACCACTCATCAGGGTCATAGGGGCCGTAGTAGTCGGGCCGGCCCAACACACGCTCACGGTAGAAATCGTGAGCAAACAACGGCCAACGGCCGAGGCAGCGCTTCCAGAGATTGCGCCTGCGGAGGCGTTGCCGAGCCTCGAGCGGCAGCTCGCGCACGGGCTCCGCATCGACATAGATGGCGACACAGTAGCCCGAACCGGGCGGACCAGCTGCCTGACGAATCTCCTCAGGCGTCGGTGGCGCACCCCGGCCAGCCGGAACCGTCACGCGCACCTCTGCCCTCACCTCGGGGCAATCAGCCGGTCGTGGACGGTAGGGATTGCTCCACCGTGCTTGGTAGACGAATGTCGTTGGCCTCCTAGCCATACACGCCTCCACGAACACCATCAGCCCACCACATCATATCGGCGATCCATACCACCGCTGCGAGCAGCGTGTGGTAGAGATCGTTCGCCACGAGCGCCTCGACATCATCAAAGAGACAGACCGAGGGCAAGTATTGAGTTCCGACGCGCAGAACAGAGAACGAATAGCCGCGATACTCGCCACGCCAGAGGTTATCGCCAGCGACAGGCGAGAGGGTGAGAGCGGCGACGATCTCCAACAACTCTAGATTAGTGACCTGGTGCATAGGCATCACCGTAGATATAGCGCCTCAGCCGTTGGCTAGAGCCATCTGAATAGGCGCACCGGCAGGCGCACCGGCTGGCCACCCAGCACCGGCTCCGCTAGGCGCACCGGCAGGCGCACCGGCTGGCCACTCAGCACCGGCTCCGCTAGGCGCACCGGCAGGCGCACCGGCTGGCCACCCAGCACCGGCTCCGCTAGGCGCACCGGCAGGCGCACCGGCTGGCCACCCAGCACCGGCTCCGCTAGGCGCACCGGCAGGCGCACCCTGCCGGTTGTTTTTTTTGTTCGGAGGAGCACGTACAGACGGAAAAATCACGGATACCACGGTGTGGCGACATAGTACAAGCTCCTTACTACGACCTCATCATCGTCATCCTCATCGGCATCCTCATCCTCGCAGCCGAGCTCATCACACTCAACCCACTCGCGTTCAGCGCCGCATGTGGGGCAGATGGTTGAGTCAATCATGGGATCTCCATCCACCGGAGTGTAGCGATATTCGTCGACAAGGAGAGCGCCGATCGTGGGCCAGAGCTCCGCGAGGACCCGGCGGGCCTCAGCCCGAGCATCGAGGCCGTATTCCTCACGCAGCTCCTCAGTCAGCGCCTCGAGTTCGAAACCGAGCCAGGCGACAGCGATGTACTCGATTTCATCGGGATTCATGGTTGACCTACCCTGCAGGCGGCAGCTATACTAGCTCCCAGCCCGCACGCAGCAGCGGGCGACCGGCAGGCGCACCCTGCCGGTTGTTTTTTTTGTTCGGAGGAGCACGTATGCACGCACCCCTCACGACGTTCCTACCGGACTACTGCGCGGCGCTCCGCGCAGCCGGACGACGACCCCGAGGCATCGAGAAATATCACCATACGATGCTGAGGTTCATCGCCTGGCTGGGCGAGGGCGCGACGCAGGCAGACATCACCGCGGAGAGCATCCAGCGATACCAGGAGCAGCTAGCAGCACGTTGCAGCGCCAGTACGGTATGCAACGCGCTCAGCACCATCCGATCGTTCTGCCGGTGGAGCCGACGACGAGGCTACCGGCAGGACGACCCGACCGAACAGGCAGAATGGCCACGGCGACGGCGACCACTGCCACGGCCATACACGAAGCGAGAGATCGGCGCGCTACTCGCAGCGCTAGACGGAGACGATCCCGTAACGCGGCGCAACCGGCGAGCCGTACTGCTGATGCTGTACGCCGGGCTGCGCATCAGTGAAACCGCAGCGCTGGAGTGGCGCGACATTGACCTAGACCACGGCGAGCTCGTTGTACGAGACGGAAAAGGCGGCAAAATGCGGAGAATACCACTACACCCCCGACTGAGGGCAGAACTGGAGACCGTACCAGTCAGCGAACGGCAGCCCATCCGCGCAGTTGTTGGCCAACCCAATGGCGAACCACTAACCCTGAAGGCATTAGGTCATGTTTTTGACCGGTGGCTGCGCAGGCGCGGCATCATAGCCACGGCACACCGGTTGCGACATACATTCGCAACCGAGCTCCTGCGCAATGGCGCAAACATTCGTTACATCCAGGAGCTACTCGGACACCAGGATATCTCTACAACAGAGATCTACCTGGGGGTGTACCAAGACGGGCTACGAGACGCTATTGAGCGGCTACCGACATGGTGAGAAATCCCAGTCCCTCCGCCACCCGAACGCGCCGGCTGCTTTCAGCCGGTGCGTTTCGTTTTGGCGTGCTCCAGCCGGGTTGGCGCGTAGGGTAGCGGACTGGCGGCTCCTGTGTTGCGCCCGCAGGGCGGGCGCGCGGGAGCCTGGCTCCCGCACTCCAAACGTGCGCTGCACCCGCGCGGCGGCGTTTTGGGAGTGCGCAAGCCACGCTTGCGCGGCGCGCGCCACGCGCGCCATCTTGCCCGGCGACTGCGAAAGCGGACTGGCGGCTCCTGTGTTGCACCCGCAGGGCGGGCGCGCGGGAGCCTGGCTCCCGCACTCCAAACGTGCGCTGGCCCTCGCCATCCGCCTCGGGCCGGCACCAATCCTAACGCAACAGAACAACGGTCGTGGCCGGTGCCCGCACGCGACCATCCAAGCAGGGCTGGTGTTCAGGCCGGGCGGAGCTGCCCACGCCGCCCGCGGCGCGCTCGCCACCAGGCTCCCACCAGTGCAATTCCCTGCCAGCCGGCGAAGAGCAGCGCCGGTCCCAGCGCCAACACGGCGCGGTAGCGCTGCCACCACTCCGGGTCGGGCAGCGGCGGAAAGAAGACATAGATCAGCGGCACCAGCAGCGCGAGCAGCAGCGCCGTACGCGCGGTGACGCGCCAATCGAGCAGCGCCGCCAGCGCCACAAACCAGGTGGCGTACCAGGGCCAGAACCAGACCGCGCCGATCGTGCAGTAGATGAAGAAGATCCACGCGCCCGCCAGCAGCGCCGTACGGAAGGTGCGCGTCACCGCTGCCGCCGCCAGACAACTGAGCGCTAGCATCGCCAGCGCCACGCGCCGCACCCAGGCGTTGACCCAATCGGCGTTGCGCTTGGCTTCGGCCTGCAGCACACGGAAGCGGCTGCGATCGCGCATGAACTGCGCGCGCTGCGCCTGTGCGAAGCGTTCGACGGCCGCCGACGCACCATCCACATCATCGGCAAGCGTGGCCCCGCGGCGCGGCAGCGCGAAGATGGTCAGGGGTTGCGTCAACAAGGGATCCGGCCAGCGCCCCAAACGCCACATCGTACGCTGGACTTCGTTGCTGGCCACATCCGCCAGCGAATTGATCAAGCGCTGTTGCGGTGGCGCGTCCACCAGGATCTCCAGCGTCCGCCAGCCCTCCCAGTAGGGCGCGTAGAGCGCCGTACAGAGCATGACACACAGGGCCAGCGCGCCCAGCGCGCGGGTGATGCGCTGCCGCCATGTGCGCGCCTGCCAGAGCAGCACCAGACCATACAGCGGCAGCAACGGCAGCGCGATCCACTTGGTCAGCACCGCCAGCGTCCAGGCACCGATGGTCAGGAGCCAGGCGCCACGCAGATGCAACCAGATGCCCAGCAGGATAAAGGTGATCATCAACACATCGTTGTGGGCATTCCCGGCAAATTCGATCAGCGTCAGCGGGCAGAGCAGGTAGAGCGCCGTGCCCCACACGCGCTGCTCCGGTCGCCAGCGCGTCAGGATCGCCCAGATCAGCGCGCCGTTGGCCAGGTGCAGCAGCAGCGCCAACAGTTTGTAGGCCAGCACATAGGCGATCACGTGCGAGCGAATGCTCTCGACGATCAGCGTCAGCAGCAGCGAGGGGTAGATCCAGGCCGGGCCATACACCGACGGCACCGTCTTCCAGTTGACCCAGACATAAAAGCGATCGCTGGGATAGGCCGAGGGCGGATCGATAAAGGGATTGCCGCCGTGGATCGCCGCGATGCGCCCAAAGGCGATGTAGCTGTAAATGTCGCTGGAGAGCAGGTTAGGCAGCGCCAGCAGCGGCAGGCTAAAGATCAAGGCCATGCCCAGCAACACGCGCAGCCGCGGTTGAAACGACGGCGCCTGACGCCGCAGCCAGATCAACAACAGCAGATACGCTCCGCTCAGCAGCGCTAGACTGGCCAGCATCCACCAGGGATGCGCCTGCGCCGCAGCCGAGCGGCGTGCGGCCTCAACCTGTTCTTCTGAAAAGATCGTGCGGTAGAACCAGGCCCAGTAGCCCTTGAAGGGATCGAGCACCTGGCCGCGCGCCCAGGCCTGGCTGCGTAGATGCATCAGCACAAAGAAGCTGATGAAGCCCAGGAACTGCAAGCTCCCCAGACCCACCAGCACCCACTCATGCGCTGCCAGGCGCGTCCGGACACGCGCACGGACACGCTGCAGCGCATGGCTACTCATCTGGACCGACACCGACAACTCCTCCTCTGCAACGGGCTGGATTATACCACCGGCGACCTGCAGGATCGGGTAGGCATGTTATAATTGCGCGATGGTCCGAGCTGACTCCGTTAGCAAGTCGCTTGCCAGAGTCAGGACACGCTCATACCGGGAGAGCAAGCGTTGATGGCCAACCCGCTTCGTCATCTGTTCGGCGCTTTCAGCCGCGACCTCGGCATCGACCTGGGCACCGCCAACACCATGGTGTATGCCCGTGGCAAGGGCATCATCATCGCCGAACCATCAGTAGTGGCAATGGACCGGCGCACCAGGCGTGTGCAGGCCGTGGGCACTGAGGCCAAAGCGATGGTCGGCAAAACGCCGAGCAGCATCGTCGCCGTCCGCCCGCTCAAAGACGGCGTGATTGCCGACTTCGATGTCGTCGAGGAGATGTTGAAATACTTTATCCAAAAATCGGGGGCGCAGCGGCCGCGCGTAGTGATCGGCGTTCCGTCGGGCGTGACCGAGGTAGAAAAGCGCGCTGCCAAGGATGCGGCCGAAAACGCCGGCGCGCGGCAGGCCTTTGTCGTCGAAGAGCCGATGGCTGCGGCAATCGGTGCGGGATTGCCCGTTGAGGAGCCGATCGGCTCGATGATCGTGGATATCGGCGGCGGCACTACCGAAGTGGCGGTGATCTCGCTGGGCGGCATCGTCGTCAACCACTCGCTGCGGATCGCCGGCGACGAGATCGACGAAGCCATCGTCCAGTTTGCACGGCGCGAGTACAACCTCTTTATCGGCGAGCGCATGGCCGAAAAAGCCAAGATCGCCGCCGGCTCGGCCTACCCGCTGGATGAGGAGATCACCGTGACGCTGCGCGGACGCGACCTGCTCACCGGCCTGCCCAAAGCGGTCGAGGTGTCGAGTGTCGAGCTGCGCGAAGGCATCGCCGGGCCGATCTCGGCGATCGTCGAAGAGGTGCGTACGGCACTGGAAGAGACGCCCCCTGAGCTGGTTGCCGATATCATGGAGCACGGCATCATGTTGGCCGGCGGCGGCGCGTTGCTGCACGGCTTGGCCCAGCGCATCGCCGCCGAAACCAAGATGCCGGTGCACATTGCCGATGAACCGCTGAGCTGCGTGGCCCGCGGCGCTGGTCGCATGGTCGAGGAGTTCGCCAATCCCAAGTATCGCGCGATCCTGGAGCGCAGCCAGAACAATGGCCGTATGCGGCTGAGCGAAAGTCGCTGGAGTCGACGTTAAAGCAGCAGTGGACGCCGATCACAGCGCCGAGCGTCCTATTCGTCTATGCGCACGACCTTCGATGCTTCCAACCAGCCACGCTCCGCGCCGCTGGGCCGACGCCGGGCCACCAGCCTGCTGCTGCTGCTGTTTTGCGCTCTGGCGTTGATCATCCTAGACAACGAGGGCGTGCTCGATCCGGTCAAAAGCCGCGCGCACAGCGTGTTGCTGCCCGCCGCTGCGCGTCTGACGCAGGTGCGGCTGGCCCTTGGCGAGACGCTGGGCATGCTTACCGGCCAGAGCGCCACGCGCCAGGAGCTCGCGCGCCTGCAGGAAGAGGTCAGTCGCCTGCGCCAGCGCAACATCGAGCTAGAGGCGCAACTGGCGCGCCTGCCGCTGCTGGAGCAGGAGCTGCAGATTCGCACCACCTACCACTGGCAGACACTGGCCGCCGAGGTAGTGCGCGGCCCGACCGACGACGGCCGCCGGCTGATCCGCATCAACAAGGGGCGTCTGGACGGCGTGCAGATCGGTATGGCTGTGGTGGCCAAGGAGGGCGGCAGTCCCGCGGCACTGATCGGCGTAGTGGAGCAGGTCTTTGCCCAGGCCGCCGACGTGCTGCTGATCACCGACTACGGCTCGACGATCAGCGCGCGCACCGCTGGCACCGACACGCCTACCGTCGGCATGATCGTCGGCCAGTGGCAGCTCGGCAGCCGCCTGCGCCTGACCGAGGTGACGCGCGATGTACCGCTCAAAGAAGGGCAGTATGTCGTCACCGCCGGCCTGAGTCAGGCGCTGGAGAGCGACACGCCCATGGCGCAGATTCCTCCGGACGTGCCGATCGGCACGCTGCTGAGCGTGACACAGCGCGGCAACGTCCAGACTGCCGAGGTTCAGCCCTTTGTTGATCCCGACCGGGTGCGCAACGTATGGGTGATCGTCGGCCAAAACTAGAACAGCGCATCGCCACGGAGGCGATCTGGGCGGTGTTGCTGCTGACACTGGCGCTGTTCGAGACATCGCTGGCGCCAACGCTGTGGCGCTTCCGCGTCGATTGGGTGCTGGTGCTGACACTGGGGTGGACCCTGCTCTACGGTCTGCTACCGGGCGTGCGCATCGCGATCTATGGCGGACTGGCGCTCGATCTGCTCGGCTCCAACCCGCTGGGCACCCACCTGCTGGCGCTGCTGCTGAGCGTGATACTGGTTGCGCTGCTGGGCGAGCCGCTGGATCGTGAAGCGCCGCTGACCACAACGCCGCTGCTACTGGCAGCGGCGCTGCTCTACGGGTTGACGCTGACGACGGTGCTAGCCATCAGCGATGCGGCGCTGCCCTGGCAGCGCCTGTTGCTGGTGGAGGTCCTGCCCACGGCGATCATCAATACGCTGGTGATGATCCCGGCGACGGCGCTGCTGCGCCGCTGGCAGCGCCGTCGGCAACCGGCGGCGAACCTGGAGTGGATCTGAACGGGCGCTGCGTGTGGCAGGCTATTAGGCCGCAACCATGCCGATGAGTCGCTTGCTGATCTTTCGGATCGCCATCCTGCTGATCTTCGCCGTGTTGGTGCGGCAGCTCTTTGTGCTGCAGTTTCGCGAAGGCGCGACGCTGGCACAATCGGCCCTGGCCAACACCTTCCGCGATGTCTACGAGCGTCCGTTGCGTGGTGAGATCTACGCCGCCGACGGCGAGACGCTGCTGGCCGAAAGCCGTCCCAGCTACACCATCGCCATTCTGCGCAGCCAGTTGCCGGAAGACGAGGCCGAGCGCCAGCAGATCTTCGCCTGGCTGGACGATGTGCTCCAGTTCCAGAGCACGCTGGTGGTCACGCCCGCCGAGCAACTCAGCTACGAGCCACGGCTCAAGCAGGAGCTGGAGCTGCTGGCCGGCCCCTTCGACACGCCGCCGCCTTCGCTCACCGAGGCGTTCACGATCACCGTGCCGCTCTCGCACTCGGTCGAAGCGCTCCAGCTCACGCGCCAGTACACCGGCACGCTGCTGTTCCGGTCGCCGATCGAGGATCTGCTGCGCCGCGCCGATCTGCCGGCCTACGAGACGGTGCCGCTAACCACCACCACCAACCTGGATATTGGGCGCATCATTCTGGAGAACAAGAGCGTGCCACCCGGCCTGCCAGGGGTGCAGGTTGAGCAGAACTATCAGCGCCACTACCCCAAGAGCCCGGAAACGCCTTCGCTGGCGCATATTCTGGGCTACATCGGCTCGTTTTCCGAGTGCGACATCCTGACGCGCAATCCGCCACGCTTCTGGCCGGCCTACCTGGTGGCGAGGCTACGGCAGCCGGCGCAACGCGAGCAGATCCTGGAAGAGTGCTTCCTCGACGAGGAGACGTTGCGCAAGCTGGAAGCCAACCAGGATACTCAGTTGCGCTACCTGCTCACCGACCGCATCGGGCGCGCCGGACTGGAACGCGCCTACGAGGAGGTGCTGCGCGGCCAGCTCGGCATCACGCGCGTGGAGGTGGATGTGACCGAACGGCTGGTCAGCGAGCCACAGGTCACGCGTCCCACGCTGCCGGGCAACAACCTGATCCTGACGATCGACTATGCCCTGCAGCAGCGGACCGAGCAGATCCTGCGCAAATGGATCGCCGAGGCCGAGCGGCGCCGCGTAACGTCGCCACCGCCCAGCCGGCCGGGACAGCCCGACAAGCGCGCGTACTACCCAATCGAGGCCGGCGTGGCGCTGGTGATGGAGGTCAAGACCGGGCGGATGCTGGCCATGGTGAGCTGGCCCGCCTTCGACAACAACATCTTCAACCGCCCACTCAGCCAGGACGAAGCGAAAGCTATCTTTGATCCGGGCTATCCCAGAAAACCGCCGGCGATCAACCAGGCGATTCAGGGCCTATACCCACCCGGCTCGACCTGGAAGCAGATCTCGGCGGCGGCGGCGCTGGCCGGCGGCGTGATCGGCCCCGATACCAAGCTGCGCGATCCGGGCTTTCTGGCGGTCAAAAACAAGTATTTCGAGAATGACCCACGTTTCGATCAGATCTTTCCCAACTCAGTACGCCGCGACAACGGCTGGATCAATGTGCGGCAGGCGCTGCAGGTCTCGTCCAACGTCTTCTTCCAGTCGGTGATCGGCGGCACGCAGTATGTGCGCAACCTGGCGGAGGGCGAGAAGATCGCCGGCCTGGACGAAACCGCGGAGAAGCTCGCCGACATGGCCTACGCTTTCGGCTTCGGCAAGCCCACCGGCATCCCGCTACCGGGCGAACTTGCCGGACGCGTGCCCTCCAAGTCCTGGAAAGCGCGCCAGCCAGGAGCCTTCGGCCAGGAGGCCTGGACCATCGGCGACACCTACAACACCGCCATCGGCCAGGGCAACCTGGCGGTTACGCCGATCCAGTTGCTGGTTGCGTCGGCGGCGGTCGCCAACGGTGGCACGCTCTTCCAGCCGCAGCTCGTCAAAGAGATCCGCAGTCCCGATGGCCAGCTTATTGATGAGATCGAACCGGTGATCAATGGCCGCGTGCCGGTCGCGCCCGAGCATCTGCGGGTCATTCGCGAGGGCATGCGCCTGTCGGTAACGGACGGGCTGAATGTCTGCGCGCGCGACGACATCTCCGGCTTGGCGATTGCCGGCAAGACCGGCACCGCCGAATACAATGAGGTGATCGATCCCGACAAGCCGGCGACCGAGGACAACATCCGCAAGCGTTCGCATGCCTGGTTTGTCGGCTTCGCGCCATACGCCGATCCGGAGATCGAGGTACTGGTGCTGATCGAGGGCGCCGGCGACATGAACGACGGCTCGGCCACGCTCGCAGTGCCGGCCGTGACCGAGATCATGCAGGCCTACTATCAGGTCACGCCGCCGATCGATCCGGCCACGCCGATCCCGCCCTACAACCTGCCGTGCCACTAGGCGCGCCGGTCATACGCGCCAACCGGCGCATCGGCGGGGTCGGAGCATGACTGATAGCCGGCGACAGACCGCGCAGCACCACGTACACTATGGTCTGCAACAACAGCCGCGCGGCTGTCACCGTTCTGCAAGGCGGGCGCGTTCAGAGTATTGACGGCAGCGTGTATAATCCGCACCAGGCATGAATGGAGCGATCGCGATCAAAGGCAGCAGGGATGGGCTGCGCTTGTTGCTGGCCGACGATGCCGACTGGCAGGAGGTGCTGGAGGCGCTCGATCGCCAGTTGGAGCGCGGCGCAGGCTTCTTTCATGGCGCCCATCTGACGATCGACATTGGCGCGCGCCCGCTCAACGAGGCGGAGCTGGCCGCCGTGCTAGCGATCATGCAGCGCCACGGCCTCCAGCCGGGCCAACTGGCCACCAGCACGCCCGAAGGCCGTCAGGCGGCGCGCGCCGTCGGCTTGGCCACGCGCCCGGCCCTGCGTCCCGCGGCGACGCCACCCGAGCGCGATGCGGACAGCGCCCTGCTGGTGGTGCGCACCCTGCGCTCCGGCCAGATCTTGCGCCATCACGGACATGTGACGATCGTCGGCGATGTCAATCCGGGCGCCGAGATCATCGCCGGCGGGCATGTGGTAGTGTGGGGACGCCTGCGCGGGCGTGTGCACGCCGGCGCGCTGGGCGACGTCACGGCCATCGTCGCCGCGCTGGAGTTTGTGCCATCGCTGGTGCAGATCGCCGATAAACTCTCGCAAGCCCCCGATCAGCGCCCACAGGGGCCAGAAGTGGCACGCATCGCGGGCGATCGGATTGTGGTCGAACCCTGGGAGGGGAGCAAACGTTGAGGCCGGAGCCGAGCACCGACATACTGCGCAGCAGCCTGATCACTGCGCGGTGGCGTTCGGTCCGTAAAGGAGTAGCTGCATGGCGCGCGTAATCACGATTACCTCAGGCAAGGGCGGCGTCGGCAAGACCACCACCACCGCCAATCTAGGCACGGCGCTGGCAATGCAGGGCCAACGCGTCGTGGTTGTGGATGCCGATATCGGCCTGCGCAACCTGGATGTCGTGATGGGCCTGGAAAATCGCATCGTCTACGACCTGGTCGATGTCGTCGAGGGCCGCTGTCGGCTCAAACAGGCGCTGATCAAGGACAAGCGTTTTCCGGAACTGTTTCTGCTGCCAGCGGCCCAGACCCGCGACAAGGACGCCGTCAGCATGGAGGATATGATCGAACTCTGCAACGCCCTGCGCCGCGAGTTCGACTTTGTGCTGGTGGACTCGCCCGCCGGCATCGAGGCCGGCTTTCGCAACGCGATTGCCGGCGCCGACGAGGTCTTGATCGTCACCACCCCCGAAGTGTCGGCGGTGCGCGACGCGGATCGCATCGTTGGGCTGGTCGAGGCCTTTGACAAGGGCCACCCGCGCCTGATCCTCAACCGCCTCCGACCGGCCATGGTTACCCGCGGCGAGATGATGAGCCAGGACGATGTCGTCGAAATTCTGGCGATCGATCTGATCGGCGTGGTACCCGACGACGAAACGATCGTCACTTCCACCAACCGGGGCGAGGTTGCGGTGACGCTCAAACATTCGCTGGCCGGGCGCGCCTTCCAGGACATCGCCCGTCGCCTCATGGGCGAGGACGTGCCGCTGATGGTGCTCGATACGGATCAGGGCCTGCTACACCGCTTTTTTGGCGCGCTGGGTCTGCGGCCGCGCCGCGCCGTGCGTTGAGGCCGGCAATGCCCGCGCGCCGCCGCCAAACAGAGCATGTTGCCTGCAACGCCCCCGAGTTTAGCGGTCATGATGCGCGGATAGAGCACAGCCATACACGATGATGACGGAGTTGCGCATGAGCTTTCTAGATACCCTGCTCGGCCGCAAGCGCGAAAGCAGCTCAGCCGTCGCCAAAGAGCGCTTGCTGACGGTGCTCGTCCATGATCGCGTCAAGCTCACACCGGACATGCTGGAGGCGATGCAACGCGAGATCGTGGCCGTGATCTCGAAGTACGTCGATATCGTCGATCCCGACGCGATCCAGGTGTCGCTGCTGCGCGGCGAGGAGGCCGATCACCTGCAGGCCGATATTCCGGTGCGGCGCAGCCGCAGCTAAGGAGATCATGCAACCAACGCCACGTCGGATCGTGTTTCCACCCTGGGCGAAGATCGCGACGATCGCGATCATCATCGCGCTCACGATCCTGCTGCTGCGCGCGGTCGGCGGGCTGCTCGACCCATTCCTGTGGGCCATCGTTGCCGCCTACCTGCTCAACCCGCTGGTCACGCGTCTGAGCTACCATACCGGCCTGCGCCGCGTGTGGTGGGTGATCGTGCTCTACATCGTCGCCGGGCTGACCATCTACCTGGGCATCAATACCCTGGCGCCGCGGCTGGCGCGACAGTATAGCGATCTGCTGCAGGCGCTGCCCGATTTCGCTACACGCCTGTCGCACTGGATCGCTGCGCATGGCGTGATCGACGTTGGCGGTATCACCCTTGATCTGCGCCCCAACGAGCAAGAGATCAGCGCCTTCTTCGCGGAGCTGAGCCGCGAAATTCCGCGCAGCGTGCCGGAGATTGTGCTGGGCGTGTTTGAACGGCTGGTGCTGCTGCTGGTCTTTCTGGTAGTCACGTTCTACCTGCTGCTGGAGGCCGACCAGCTCACCGAGCACGTGTATGCGCTGATCCCCGCGCCCTACCGCGGCGAGATCCGCGAGCTGGGGAGGTCGATCGATCGCGTGCTGGGCGCCTACATCCGCAGCCAGTTGCTGTTGATCGTGATCATGGCCGCGCTGACCTACGTGCCGCTCTCGATCCTGGGCGTGCAGTATGCCCTGGTGCTGGCGATCGCCACCGGGTTCCTGGAGATCATCCCGTTTGTGGGGCCGTGGAGCGCCGCCGGCATTGCCATGCTGGTTTCGCTGCTGCAGGACGGCAACAACTTCGGCTGGCCCAACTGGCTGCTGGCGCTGGTGGTGGGGCTGATCTACCTGATCCTGCGCCAGATGGAGGATCATCTGATCATCCCCAACCTGGTGGGTCGCATCGTCAAGCTGCACCCGGTCGTCGTGATCTTTGCCATTCTAGCCGGAGCGGCGCTGGGTGGCGCGCTGGGCCTGCTGCTGGCCGTGCCCGTGGCTGCCACGATCAAAATCCTGCTGGCCTACCTCTACG
The sequence above is a segment of the Kallotenue papyrolyticum genome. Coding sequences within it:
- a CDS encoding AI-2E family transporter: MQPTPRRIVFPPWAKIATIAIIIALTILLLRAVGGLLDPFLWAIVAAYLLNPLVTRLSYHTGLRRVWWVIVLYIVAGLTIYLGINTLAPRLARQYSDLLQALPDFATRLSHWIAAHGVIDVGGITLDLRPNEQEISAFFAELSREIPRSVPEIVLGVFERLVLLLVFLVVTFYLLLEADQLTEHVYALIPAPYRGEIRELGRSIDRVLGAYIRSQLLLIVIMAALTYVPLSILGVQYALVLAIATGFLEIIPFVGPWSAAGIAMLVSLLQDGNNFGWPNWLLALVVGLIYLILRQMEDHLIIPNLVGRIVKLHPVVVIFAILAGAALGGALGLLLAVPVAATIKILLAYLYAKLIDAPVPSASVVAEEQRLLDTPAPAPIAAPPGQGDLSQPHAERQPRPPEPADGHPLR